The window CCGGTCCTCGGCCGTCTCCGTCATCTCCGTCGCCGTCTCCGTCGGCTCCGCCGTTTCCGCCGTCTCCGCCGCCTCGGTCGTCTCCGTCGCGGGTTTCTCGGTCTTCTCGGGCACGCGTTATCCCCAGGTCTCATCACGCGATTGACAAACGCGAGTGGGCGCTCGCATTCTGGAGTCGGCAGAAATGCGAGCGAACTCTCGTGTTTGCCAGTCTATGGCAGCCCCGTGCTGTCAGGCTGCGCCTGGACACGGGTCACGGTGAAGGGGACACCGCACGATGACCGAAGTCAACACACCACCACGCGTCGGCGGCTGGACCCGTTTCGTCACCGCGAGGCCCAGACTGTCGCTGCTGGTGGCACTGGTGATCACCGCGCTCGCGGTGCTGGCCGGCAGCGGCGTCGCCGACCGGCTCGGCGCCGGCGGCTGGGAGGATCCGGCCGCCGAGTCCACCCGTGCGACCAAGGCCCTGGAGCGCGAGTTCCCCGGCTCCCAGCCCAACCTGCTGCTCCTGGTCGACGCGGGCGACGCCTCGGTCGACGATCCGTCCGTCGCCGCACAGGCCGAGCGCCTCGCCGCCCGGCTGGCGGGCGAGCGGGGCGTCACCGGCATCGGCTCCTACTGGCAGTCCGGCACCCCGGCCCTGCGCGCCGAGGACGGCCACGAGGCGCTGATAGCCGCCCGTATCACCGGCGACGAGAAGACCGCCGCCGAGACCCTGGAGCGCATCGCGCCCCACTACCGCGGGGCGCACGGCCCGGTGGAGGTCACCGTCGGCGGCCCGGTCGCCGTGCGGCACGAGATGCAGACGGTCATCCAGGAGGACCTGACCCGGGCCGAGCTCATCGCCCTGCCGGTGACGCTCGTGCTGCTGGTGATGGTCTTCGGCAGCGCGGTCGCGGCCCTGCTGCCGCTCGGCATCGGCATCGTCGCCATCCTCGGGACCAACGCCATCCTGCGCGGCCTCACCGAGCTCACCGACGTGTCCGTGTTCGCGATCAACCTCACCACGGCCCTCGGTCTCGGCCTCGCCATCGACTACGCGCTGTTCATCGTCCGCCGCTACCGCGAGGAACTGTCGGCGGGCGCCGAGCCCCTGACGGCGATCGGCACCACCCTGCGCACCGCCGGACGCACTGTGCTGTTCTCCGCCCTCACGGTCGCGGTGTCCCTGGCCGCGATGCTGGTCTTCCCGCAGTACTTCCTGCGGTCCTTCGCCTACGCCGGGATCGCCGTGGTGCTGCTGGCCGCGGCGGCGGCGCTGATCCTGCTCCCGGCGGCGCTGATCCTGCTCGGGCACCGGGTCAACGCCTGGGATCTGCGCCGCGTGTTCCGGCGTGGACACCGGCCCGAGCCCGCCGGGGAAGAGGGCAGAGCCTGGGCACGCACGGCGACGCTCGTGATGCGCCGCGCTCCCTTCTTCGCCCTGGGCACCACAGCCGTCCTCGTCCTGCTCGGACTGCCCTTCCTGGGCGTGAAGTTCGGCACCGCCGACGACCGCCAGCTGCCCTCGACCTCCGAGTCCCATGTCGTGCAGCAGCACATCCGGGACGGCTTCCCCGGCAGCCCCGACGGCGGCCTCGAAGTGCTCGCCCAGGGCCGCGCGACCGAGGCGCAGTACGGCGCCTACAAGGAGCGGATCGCCGAACTGCCCGATGTGCAGCGGGTCGACGGGCCGCTGGTGAAGGGCGACTCGGCGTACTTCACGGTGCTGCCGAAGGGCGAGGCCGTCGACGATCCGGCCCAGCGCCTCGTCGGTGAACTGCGCGACCTCCGGGCCCCCTTCGATACCGAGGTGACCGGCATGGCGGCCGTCCTGGTCGACTCCAAGGACGCCATAGGGGAGCGCCTGCCGCTCGCCGCCGTCTTCATCACCGTCGTCACCCTGCTCCTGGTCTTCCTCCTCACGGGCAGCGTGCTGATACCGATCCAGGCGGTCGTGCTCAACGCGCTCAGCCTGACGGCCATGTTCGGCGCGGTCGTCTGGGTCTTCCAGGACGGCCATCTGTCCGGCCTGCTCGGCTTCACCAGTCCCGGCTCCATCGAGACGACCCTGCCGGTCCTGATGTTCTGTGTGGCCTTCGGCCTGTCCATGGACTACGGGGTGTTCCTGCTCTCCCGCATCAAGGAGGAGTACGACCACACCGGCGACCACGACCAGGCCGTCCGGCACGGCCTGGCGCGCACGGGCGGGCTGATCACCGCGGCGGCGGTCATCCTGGCCGTGGTCATGGTCGCGATCGGCACCTCCCGGGTGACCAACACCAAGATGCTCGGCCTGGGCATCGCGCTGGCGGTCCTGATGGACGCGATGATCGTCCGCAGCCTCCTGGTCCCGGCGGTCATGCGCCTCACGGGCCGCGCGACCTGGTGGGCCCCGGGCCCGCTGCGCCGCTTCCACGAGCGCTTCGGCCTGAGCGAGGGCGAATCGGGGCCGGCGAAGGAGGAGGAGTCGGCGGAAGAGGCGGCCAGAGACAAGGTCGGGGCGTCGCATGCTTGATCGCCCGGGGAGGTAGGAGCACCTCGGGATCCCGGGCAGCGCGAAGGCCCAGGCAGCGCGAGGTCCCGGGCCGCGCGAATGCCGGACAGGCGCGAGCCGGGCATGAACGGAAACCGGGCATGAACGGAAACCGGGCGTGGACGAGAAGGCGGGTGGATCATGCGGGCCGTGGTGTTCGAGCGGTACGGGGAGACGGCCGAGGTGCGGGAGGTCGCCGATCCGGAGCCCGCGGAGCACGGGGTCGTCGTGCGGGTCGAGGCCACCGGCCTGTGCCGGAGCGACTGGCACGGCTGGCAGGGCCACGACCCGGACATCGCACTGCCGCATGTGCCCGGGCATGAACTCGCCGGTGTCGTCGAGGCGGTGGGCGCCCGGGTGACCGGGTGGCGGCCCAGCGACCGGGTCACGGTGCCGTTCATCTGCGCCTGCGGCACCTGCCCGTCCTGCGCGGCGGGCGACCATCAGGTGTGCGAGCGCCAGACCCAGCCCGGCTTCACGCACTGGGGGTCCTTCGCCGAGTACGTGGCGCTGGACCACGCCGATGTGAACCTCGTGGCGCTGCCCGAGGAGTTGTCCTTCGCGACGGCGGCCTCCCTCGGCTGCCGGTTCGCCACCGCCTACCGGGCGGTGGTGCGGCAGGGGCGTCTCGCGGCGGGGGAGTGGGTCGCGGTGCACGGCTGCGGCGGGGTCGGGCTCTCGGCGGTGATGATCGCGGCGGCGTCGGGAGCGCGGGTCGTGGCCGTCGACGTGTCGGCCCAGGCACTGGACCTGGCAAGGAAGTTCGGGGCCGCGCGGTGCCTGGACGCGACTGCCGTGCCGGACACCGCGGCGGCGGTCCGCGACCTGACCGGCGGCGGCGCCCACCTCTCGCTCGACGCCCTCGGCTCACCGGCCACCTGCGCCGCCTCGATCAACGGCCTGCGCCGCCGTGGCCGGCACGTCCAGGTCGGTCTGCTGCCCTCGCCGACGGGCACGACGCCCGTCCCGATGGCCCGCGCCATCGCCTTGGAGCTGGAACTCCTCGGCAGCCACGGCATGGCGGCGCACAGCTACCCGCCGATGCTGGAGCTGGTCCGCGGCGGTGTGCTGCGCCCCGATCTGCTGGTGACGTCCACGATCACGCTGGACGAGGTCCCGTCCGCGCTGGCGGCGATGGGGACGGCACCGGGAGCGGGGGCCACGGTCATCGAGCCGTGGGGCTGACGCCTTTTGCTTGGAGGAGAGGGGGGGGGACAGACGACCGTGCCCCACGCGAGGGTGGGGCACGGGATCGGTGCGCGAGATCGGATAGTCGGTGCGCGAGGTCGGTCAGTCGTCTCTTCGTCCGCGGTTGCCGGGCCTGGAGGCGACCCAGGCCCGGACCGTGTCGGCGTACCAGTAGGGCTTGCCGCTCTCGACATGGTCGGGCGGCGGCAGCAGACCGTGCTTGCGGTAGGACCGCACGGTGTCCGGCTGCACCTTGATGTGTGCCGCGATCTCCTTGTAGGACCAGAGCTTTCGGTCGGTCATGACATGCACCTCCCCGCGCGGGCCACGGGGACGGCGGGAGGGCCGTCCGGGGGAGCCGGGCGTCGCGCTGGCGATCAACAAAGCCTGTCCCGGGTCCAACGACATCCGGCGACAGCGGGCAGGGCCTGTGTGCCAGGTGTGACGGAAGGCCCGCGTCCTCGCGACACGTGTGACAGGAAGCGGGTGTTTGTGACACAGCCGGGGCAAAGGCGCCCTTGCGGACCGTCGCGGACGTGGTCTAGCCGTCGAGGCCGTCCAGCAGCCGCCACGTCGTGAGGGCGAGACCGGCACGCAACAGACCTGCGGGCTCGGTGAGTTCGATGCCCAGGGTCTTTCCGATCTGCTCGAGCCGGCGGGCGACGCTGCTGTGGTGCAGATGGAGCAGATCGGCGGCCCGGCGCAGGGAGCCGGTGGCGCAGTAGGCGTCCAGGGTCTCCAGGTCTTCCGGGGCCTCGGCGACTCGGGCGATCGCGGCCACGTCGGCGTTGTCCCGCAGGGCGGCTGGGGGTACTTGGGCGAGCAGGGCCAGCGCTCCCAGGCTGTCGTGGTCGACGACCGGGCGGCGTGGAGTGGTGAAGCGGAGGGCGGTGCGGGCCTGTTGCCAGGACCGGTCGGGGCTGTCGGCGGTGCCGATGCCCGCGCGCACGCCACGCGGGAAACTCTCCCGGTCCACCGTGGTGGCCAGGACGACGCCCACGTCGCCGACCGGCGCCGCCTTCACCGGGCGGGACGGGCAGAGCAGGGCGCCGATCCGGTCGAGCGGAAGGGGCGACCGTACGGCGACGACACGGACCGGCAGATCGGCGGCGAATCCCAGGAGCCGCAGTGCCCGGGCTCTGCCGGCCTCGTCGCAGTCGGAGCTGACGGCCAGTTCGACGAGAGCGGGGTCGGCCATGGTGGTGCGGGCGGGCCCGTAGCGCTCGACGACCGCGGCGGCGGCGAGGGCGAGGCGGTCCAGCAGTACCTCGTCGAGCGGCAGGACGGGCCCCGGCCGCTCCAGCCACACCGTGCCGATCTCCTCCTCGTCGAGGGTGATCGGCGCCGTGGTGGAAGCCGGTGCCGACGGGGCGGAGACCTCCCGGCCGTCGGGCGCTACGCGGACGGCCCGCCCCGTGCCGTGCAGCCGGATCCCGGCCACGCATTCGGCCAGTCCCGCCGAGGCCCGGGCCAGAGCCGGGAGGTCCACGCGACGGCGCATCAGGGTGTCGTAGAACATCACGACGCGTATCGCGCCCTCGACCTGCGTGTCCAGCTGTGACAGTCGTACGGCCAATGCCTCCATGGCCCGAGGATAGGCGCCGATCGGCGCGCAACAGGGGCTGTATGAGCGACAGTTGGCGGATGCCCCGGGGGTCGGTGGACGGTCAGGATGACCGGTATGGACCCTGAACTCGAGGCATTCATCCCGTTGTTCCCCCGCGCCGACCTGACCGACCCGGTCGTCGAGCGCAAGAGCTTCGCCGAACTGGCCACCGCGGTGCCGGCGCCCGACACCTCCGGTATGGAGGTCGAGGGCCGTCTGGTTCCGGCCGACCCGGACGTGCCCGTCCGGGTCTACCGTCCGCAGCAGGCGCAGGGCGCCCTCATCTGGATGCACGGCGGCGGATTCGTGATGGGCGATGTGGACACCGAGCACCCGTGGGCCGCCCGGATCGCCGAGGGCTCGGGGGCGGTGGTCGTCTCGGTGGGGTACCGCCTGGCCCCCGAGAACCCGTACCCGGCCGCCCTCGACGACGCGTACGCCGTACTGGCCTGGACGGCGGAGCACGCGTCCGAACTCGGCGTCGACCCGGAGCGGATCGCGGTCGGAGGGCACAGCGCCGGTGGGAACCTCGCGGCCGCGCTCGCCCTGCGGGCCCGGGACGAGCAGGGGCCGCGGATCCGCTTCCAACTGCTCAACCAGCCAGGGCTCGACGACCGGCAGGAGACCTGGTCGCAGCGGAACTTCACCGACACGCCCTGGATGAACCGCGACAAGACCGCCGCGGCATGGCGGCACTACCTGGGCTCCCGGCCCGCCACGCCGTACGCCGCACCGGCGCGGGCCACCGACCTGTCGGGCCTGCCGCCCGCCTACCTCGCGACCGCGGAGCTGTGCCCTGCCCGTGACGAGGGCATCGAGTACGCCCTGCGCCTGCTCCAGGCGGGCGTCCCCGTCGAGCTGCACCAGTGGTCCGGCACCTTCCACGGCTCCCAGGCGATCATCTCCGCCGACATCTCCCAGCGGCAGATCGCCGAACTCACCGCGTCCCTGCGCCGCGCCCTGGCCGAGTGAACCGACTGAAAGGACATCCCTGACATGACCGTCACCCCGATCGATCTCTTCGGCTCCTTCCTCCACCTCGACGGCGACGGCCGGGTGCGCGCCGAGCGGCCCGTGTTCGACCCCGGGCGGGAGGGCTGGCAGCTGATGACCTTCCATGTGGAGACCGACGCCGATGTGCACGGCGACC of the Streptomyces koelreuteriae genome contains:
- a CDS encoding PucR family transcriptional regulator codes for the protein MEALAVRLSQLDTQVEGAIRVVMFYDTLMRRRVDLPALARASAGLAECVAGIRLHGTGRAVRVAPDGREVSAPSAPASTTAPITLDEEEIGTVWLERPGPVLPLDEVLLDRLALAAAAVVERYGPARTTMADPALVELAVSSDCDEAGRARALRLLGFAADLPVRVVAVRSPLPLDRIGALLCPSRPVKAAPVGDVGVVLATTVDRESFPRGVRAGIGTADSPDRSWQQARTALRFTTPRRPVVDHDSLGALALLAQVPPAALRDNADVAAIARVAEAPEDLETLDAYCATGSLRRAADLLHLHHSSVARRLEQIGKTLGIELTEPAGLLRAGLALTTWRLLDGLDG
- a CDS encoding MMPL family transporter, translated to MTEVNTPPRVGGWTRFVTARPRLSLLVALVITALAVLAGSGVADRLGAGGWEDPAAESTRATKALEREFPGSQPNLLLLVDAGDASVDDPSVAAQAERLAARLAGERGVTGIGSYWQSGTPALRAEDGHEALIAARITGDEKTAAETLERIAPHYRGAHGPVEVTVGGPVAVRHEMQTVIQEDLTRAELIALPVTLVLLVMVFGSAVAALLPLGIGIVAILGTNAILRGLTELTDVSVFAINLTTALGLGLAIDYALFIVRRYREELSAGAEPLTAIGTTLRTAGRTVLFSALTVAVSLAAMLVFPQYFLRSFAYAGIAVVLLAAAAALILLPAALILLGHRVNAWDLRRVFRRGHRPEPAGEEGRAWARTATLVMRRAPFFALGTTAVLVLLGLPFLGVKFGTADDRQLPSTSESHVVQQHIRDGFPGSPDGGLEVLAQGRATEAQYGAYKERIAELPDVQRVDGPLVKGDSAYFTVLPKGEAVDDPAQRLVGELRDLRAPFDTEVTGMAAVLVDSKDAIGERLPLAAVFITVVTLLLVFLLTGSVLIPIQAVVLNALSLTAMFGAVVWVFQDGHLSGLLGFTSPGSIETTLPVLMFCVAFGLSMDYGVFLLSRIKEEYDHTGDHDQAVRHGLARTGGLITAAAVILAVVMVAIGTSRVTNTKMLGLGIALAVLMDAMIVRSLLVPAVMRLTGRATWWAPGPLRRFHERFGLSEGESGPAKEEESAEEAARDKVGASHA
- a CDS encoding zinc-dependent alcohol dehydrogenase family protein, yielding MRAVVFERYGETAEVREVADPEPAEHGVVVRVEATGLCRSDWHGWQGHDPDIALPHVPGHELAGVVEAVGARVTGWRPSDRVTVPFICACGTCPSCAAGDHQVCERQTQPGFTHWGSFAEYVALDHADVNLVALPEELSFATAASLGCRFATAYRAVVRQGRLAAGEWVAVHGCGGVGLSAVMIAAASGARVVAVDVSAQALDLARKFGAARCLDATAVPDTAAAVRDLTGGGAHLSLDALGSPATCAASINGLRRRGRHVQVGLLPSPTGTTPVPMARAIALELELLGSHGMAAHSYPPMLELVRGGVLRPDLLVTSTITLDEVPSALAAMGTAPGAGATVIEPWG
- a CDS encoding alpha/beta hydrolase codes for the protein MDPELEAFIPLFPRADLTDPVVERKSFAELATAVPAPDTSGMEVEGRLVPADPDVPVRVYRPQQAQGALIWMHGGGFVMGDVDTEHPWAARIAEGSGAVVVSVGYRLAPENPYPAALDDAYAVLAWTAEHASELGVDPERIAVGGHSAGGNLAAALALRARDEQGPRIRFQLLNQPGLDDRQETWSQRNFTDTPWMNRDKTAAAWRHYLGSRPATPYAAPARATDLSGLPPAYLATAELCPARDEGIEYALRLLQAGVPVELHQWSGTFHGSQAIISADISQRQIAELTASLRRALAE
- a CDS encoding helix-turn-helix transcriptional regulator; the protein is MTDRKLWSYKEIAAHIKVQPDTVRSYRKHGLLPPPDHVESGKPYWYADTVRAWVASRPGNRGRRDD